The Lutra lutra chromosome 7, mLutLut1.2, whole genome shotgun sequence genome segment tcagtttaaggtatacagcatgGTTTGATTTGCACCTATTATGAAGTGATTACCACAGTCGGTGAGCTAACATCATTctctcatatagatacaataataagaaaaaaaagaagaaaaggaaaaaggaaaaaaaatgttctgcttgtgatgagaactcataGCATTTGCTCTCTTAACTTTCCTTATATAGCAGTGTTAGCTGTAGTCATCCTGTTGTACATTACATCGCTAGTACTTACTTATAACCAGAAGTTTATGCCTTTTGACCACCTACCCCCAGtttccctcccccgccctctgTCTCTGGTaacaagtctgatctctttttctatgacttgttttttagattccacctgtaagtgaaaaataaaatagaatatttttctctttctgatttctttttttttttttttaagattttatttatttgtcagagagagcagaagcatggaGAGCTATAGGCAGAACATGcaaaacaggcagagggaaaagaagactccctgctgagcaaggagccctatgtgagactcaatcctaggaccctgggatcatgacctgagcaagtgataacaaatgcttaaccaactgagcagatgcttaaccaactgagccacccagccgtccctgACTTGTTTCAATTAggataatgccttcaaggtcatCCAtatgttgcaaatggtaagatttccttgtttttttttttttaatgattgaatattatatatttcattttctctatcttCCATGTATAACATAATATCATATATTCCAATTGAATATATACATTACATGTATATttatcacaacttctttatctattcttccAGTCATTGGACAATTAggatgtttccatgtcttggcaaatataaataatgctgctatggacatGGAGGTGCAGATAGCtttcaaattactatttttattttctttggggggTATAGTCCCAGAAGTAGaattctggatcatatggtagttacATGTTACAATTTTTGAGAGTCCTGTATACTGTTTTTAATTGTGGCGGTACTAATTCACAGTCCTACCAATAATGCACAAgagttcccttctctccacattcatgccagcatttgttatcacttgtctttttggtgatggccattctaacaggtatgaggtgatatctcactgtggtttttttttaattaacatataatgtttatttgcttcaggggtacaggtctgtgattcatcagttttagacaattcacagcactcaccataacacataccctccccaatgtccatcacccagccaccctatccctccccacaccccagcaaccctcagtttgtttccgagattaagtggttttaatttacatttccctaatgattagtgatgttgaacatcttttcatatatctgttatTCTTTCATACATCttttgggagaaatgtctgttctaatcctctatccattttttaactgattttgtttgtttgtttgctattgagttggagttttttatattttggatattaaactcTTATCAGATACAaagttagcaaatattttttcctattctgtaggtcgtcatttcactttattgatttttgtttgtttgtttttgtttgtttgggttttttttttttttttttagattttatttatttatttgacagagaaatcacaagtaggcagagaggcaggtgggcggggggcaggctcttggccgagcagagagctcgtgcagggctcgatcccaggaccctgagatcatgacctgagccaaaggcagaggcttaacccgctgagccacccaggtgcccctgtttgggTATTTTTTGATGCCCAGaagccttttagtttgatgtactATCACTTGCTCATTTTTTATCTTGTTGCTTGCGCTTTaagtgtcatatccaaaaatcaTTACAAAGGTGCATTGTCAAGGAgctttatttctatgttttcttccaggagttccATGGTTTctggtcttacatttaagtctttaatacattttgagttaatttttttgagtggTTTAAGATAcgggcccagtttcattcttttacatgtgtgTATCTAATTATCCTGATAGCATTTATTGCAAAGGCTGTCTTCTCCATTAAGTATTCTTGGCTCTCTTTTCAACTATTAGTTGACTAAAATGCTTGAGTTTATTACTGggttcttgattctgttccattgatctatatatctgtttttatgccagcatcATACATTTTTTTGTATCAGACTTTTATGACTATCCCTTTATAAAATAGCTTGAAGTCAGAGAGTGTGatgtcagggatgcctgggtggttcagttggttaagcgtctacctttggctcaggtcatgatcccagagtcctgggatcgagtcccacattgggctccatgcttactGGGGAGcttgctgttccctttgcttatgctctctctctctaatgaatgaataaataaataaatgtgatgtttcctgttttgttcttctttctcaggatttatTAGACATTCagagtcttctgtggttccatataagtGTTAGAAGTATTTTTCCCACTTCTGtcaaaaatgccattggaattttaatagggattgcattcaacCCATAGATGGCTTTTGGTAATAATGACATTTACCAGTATTACTTCTTCTAATCTTTGAACATAGGATACCTTTCCATTTAgtgtcctctttgatttctttcatcaatgccTTGTAGTTTTTGAGtagagatctttcacctccttagttaaatttatttctaagtattttattgtttttgatgctattgtaaatgggaatgttactgatttttgttttgtttttaaagatttatttatttatttgagagagagggggagagggagcaggatagagggagagaaagaatctcaagcagactccctgctgagcacagagcacaatgcagggctccatctcaagaccctgagatcatgacctgagccaaaatcaagagtcagacactcaactgactgagacacccaggtgcctcattactgatttttgaatattaatcttgtgtcctgtaactttactgaaatcattggttagatctaacagtttttaggttgagtcttttggattttatctgtaagaatcatgtcatctgcaaatagagataattttacttcttcctttccaattctgataccttttatttctatttcatgcCTCATAGCTCTATCtaggacatctagtactatgGTGAATATGAATGGAGAGATTGGGCACCCtgattgtttctgattttagaggaaaatttttcatcatttcaccactgagtatgatgttagctctgggCCTGTCATATATATGACCTtcattatgttgagatatgtttgtcctgtgcctcagtttttatcatgaactaATGTTGaatttgtcagatgcttttttggTATCTATTAACATGATCATATGATTCATTCTGTTAATACGATCTATCCCATTGGTTGATTGGTGTATGTTGAACGGTCTTTGCCTCTCAGGGATAAATCTcttttgatcatggtgaatggtcCTTTTACTGtgttgctgaattcagtttgctagtattttattgagaatttttgtgtctatattcacAGGAGATTTTAGCCTATAGTTTTCTAGTAGTGTCCTCTTCTGGTTTGGGTATCAGAATAATGTtagccttgtaaaatgagtttgggagtgttccctctcttttgactttttggaagaatttgagaaggattggtgttaattctttttttttttttttcaggttttaaaactttttattgcatattaaaaaaattgtgcattccaataattaaaatcatttgaacAAAAAAATGGCACTCTGATTAAACTGCGTTTTACAGCCTGCAGGACACCTTGGACCAGCTTGATTTTTTACTCTACATTTCCCTGTCGTCCCACCCAGCTTCTTCCTTCACCAACATGcaagttcttttccttccctgccagccAGACAGGCAGATGGGAGAGGCAGGTGCCTTCGTTGTCAGTAGTTCTCCATTCTTTGATGTGAAAAGGGGCAGCACAGTCATTTAAACTTGATCCAACCTCTTTGcatcttacaaagttaaacagctaaaagaagtaaaataagaagGCAATGCTTGTGGAATGTACAGTGCATATCGGCGGCGCCCGCCTCATTACGATTCGCCCGCTTGCTTCTCCTGTTCAATCGTTTCTTTTGAAGGCAGTggatttttctcttgtatttctgtcttcttcaatttcgaCTTATCGAATTTCTCAATCTCAGTCATATCGGGTTTGTCAGACATGGTTGCAGAGGAAGCGGAGCGAGGTGCACGAGCGAGGGAAGACCGGTCTGCTCAGTAGCCGCCGCCGAAtcggattggtgttaattctttaaatatttggtaaagttcaccagtgaagccatctggtcctgggcttttcctCATTGGAAAGTTTTTGACTAccgattcaatctccttactcaaATGCTCTgtatacattttctatttcttcctgagtcaGTCTGAGTAAGTTAAGAATGTTTCCATATCTTCTAGGTTATCTGGTTTGTTGGCATACAGTAGTTTGTAATAGCCTCTTAGGAGTCTTTGAATTCCTATGATGTCAGttgtaatgtttcctttttcatttataattttgttgatttgggtcctttctcttttttccttggttaGTTTATCTGagggtttgtcagttttgtttatcttttcaaagaaccaagtcTTAGTTTGCTTTaatcttttgtattatttttcttttctccattttatttatttctgctcaaaTCTTAACtagttcctttcttctgctaaccTTGGGctcagtttgttcttctttttctagttccttgatgCATAGAGTTAGGTTGGTATCTTTCTTGCTTGTTAATATAGacatttattgctatgaacttctcTTGTAGAactgcttttactgcatcccacAGGTTCTGGtgtgttgtgtttccatttttgcttgtttcaagaaaatttttatttttacttatttatttttaaagattttacttttaagtgatACCTGTACCCAAGGTGAAGCTGGAACTCAcaatccaagatcaagagtcctatgctctatcactgagccagccaggtgccctgcactCATTGATTTTTTACATGGATtcatagaaattttttaattttccctttaatttctttttttattcattgcttCTTCAGAAGAGTgatgtttaatttccatatatttatgaattttccagcttttcttttgTGATTGACTTCTAGTTCTATGCCATTGTAGTCAGAGAAGATACTTGGAGGGTTTTAACCTTGTTGAATTTGctaaaatttgttttgtgacctaacatatgGTCCATTCTAGAATATGTTGCTGTGTGCTTGAGAAGCATgcatattctgctgttgttggacagaatgttctgtatatatttaggTAATTTGGTCCATATTGTTGTACAAATctgctattttcttatttattctctgtCTGGATGACTTATCCATTATTGAGAGTGGGGTGTTAAAGGCCCCAACTATTATTGTAATaccattttacttcctttttttttttagcttggttagtttttgctttatgtatttaagtcCTCCAATGTTaggcacataaatatttataactgtcATACCTTTTGGATGTATTGACCTTCTTTGTCTTACTATTTTAGTTTAAactctattttgtctgatacacGCATAGCTACCCctgcttttttaaattaccatttgCTTGAAAAGTCTTTTTCTATCTCATCTTTCTGTCTATGTGTGTCTGTAAGGCTATGGTGAGTCTCCTAGGCCACATAAatttggatcttgtttttttaattcatgagtcattctctgtattttaattatagaattaattcatttatgtttaaagtaattattgataggtaaggacttactattgccattttgatgttttctggttgtttttctaGATGTATTGTTCTTTGCTTCTTATCCTactgtcttttttatttgttttgatgttttttgGTATTAGTATGCTTtgcttctttattgtttttttaataatgacCATAGTCTTGCATTAAATATCTTAAACTTATAACATTCTGTCTTAAGCAAATAACAACTTTGATTGAATTTGTAAACTTTATACTtttacttctcttctccctcatatttTCAGTTATTGCTGTTAGAGTTCATATGTTTTTTAGATTGTATAGCTAAGAACAGATTATTATAGCTATGGTTATATTTACTACAATATAATACTTTTAATCGATAGAATTATAAGTGAATTATATACCACTATTACTATATTGCAGAATCTAAGTATGATTTACCATTATTAGTGAGATTTACActaactttttacatttttatgatgtTAGTGTGTGTTCATTTGCCCCCACTCAAAGAACTcccatttaacatttcttataaggcaagTCTAGTGACAATGAACTCcctcaattttcatttgtttgagaaagtctttatCCTTCCTCTGTTTCTGAAGGTCAGCTTTGCCAGGTAGAGAATCCTGGTTGACAGGGGtgttttttcaatattttgaatatgttatcCTGGTCTCTCCTGGCCTGGAAAGTTTTTGTTGAAAAATCCACTCAAAGACTTACagaatcctccttttttttttttttttaagattttatttatttatttgacagacagagttcacaagtaggcagagagacaggcaaagagacggaggaagcaggctcccaggctgaatagggagccagatgcggggttcgatcccaggaccctgagatcatgacctgagctgaa includes the following:
- the LOC125105009 gene encoding thymosin beta-4-like, which gives rise to MSDKPDMTEIEKFDKSKLKKTEIQEKNPLPSKETIEQEKQAGES